Proteins encoded within one genomic window of Haladaptatus sp. QDMS2:
- a CDS encoding S8 family serine peptidase, with translation MGQAAAQGPNNGRRRGSKEDEVLVGVSQGAGDHRAEVEKHVPENAKAVHDNDRLRYVAVRFNENADENAKENFKERVRKEEYIKYAEDNTTHTAFYTPDDTRYGDQYADQMVNAAAAWDTTLGSSSVTIAVVDQGVKYDHPDLDGNMDGSVANYGYDFVDDDSDPYPDVLADEYHGTHVAGIAAGEIDNGEGITGIGNSSILSARALSEEGSGSTSDIADAVTWAADNGADVINMSLGGGGYTQTMKDAVSYAYNTQGVYIAAATGNDYGTSVSYPAAYSECVAVSALDPDGSMAAYANTGSKVELCAPGTDVLSTWTDDGYNKISGTSMATPVVAGVAGLTLAQWDISNTELRDHLNATAVDMGHSSNEQGNGRVDAANAVNTDPANSGGGGGGETDSTTVNDSLSSSSDSDCWSYAWTYSNPSQVEVDLAGPTSADFDLYVNDGTGTCPTTYSYDYRSYSANSEENITISAPDDSTDLHILVDSYSGSGSYTLTITETQ, from the coding sequence ATGGGACAGGCGGCGGCACAGGGGCCGAACAACGGCCGACGACGAGGATCGAAAGAGGACGAGGTACTCGTCGGTGTTTCACAGGGCGCAGGTGACCACCGGGCGGAGGTGGAGAAACACGTTCCGGAAAACGCGAAAGCGGTTCACGACAATGATCGGCTTCGGTACGTCGCGGTTCGATTCAACGAGAACGCAGACGAGAACGCGAAGGAGAATTTCAAAGAGCGCGTTCGGAAGGAGGAGTACATCAAGTACGCAGAGGACAACACAACTCACACGGCATTTTACACACCGGACGACACCCGCTATGGCGACCAATACGCAGACCAGATGGTCAACGCTGCCGCTGCGTGGGACACGACGCTCGGCAGTTCGAGCGTGACCATCGCCGTCGTCGACCAAGGTGTCAAGTACGACCACCCTGACCTCGATGGGAACATGGACGGTAGCGTGGCCAATTACGGCTACGACTTCGTCGACGACGACTCGGACCCGTACCCGGACGTGCTCGCAGACGAGTACCACGGGACCCACGTCGCCGGTATCGCAGCGGGTGAAATCGACAACGGTGAGGGTATCACCGGCATTGGAAACTCCTCGATTCTCTCGGCTCGCGCCCTGAGCGAGGAGGGGAGCGGTTCGACCTCCGACATCGCAGACGCCGTGACGTGGGCTGCCGACAACGGTGCCGATGTCATCAACATGTCCCTCGGTGGTGGCGGCTACACGCAGACGATGAAAGACGCCGTCTCGTACGCCTACAACACCCAGGGCGTCTATATCGCTGCCGCGACGGGGAACGACTACGGCACCTCGGTCAGCTATCCGGCTGCCTACAGCGAGTGTGTCGCCGTCTCCGCGCTCGACCCCGACGGGTCGATGGCGGCTTACGCGAACACCGGCAGCAAAGTCGAACTCTGTGCACCCGGTACGGACGTCCTCTCTACGTGGACCGACGACGGCTACAACAAGATTTCCGGAACCTCGATGGCGACGCCCGTCGTCGCAGGAGTCGCCGGACTCACGCTCGCCCAGTGGGACATCTCGAACACGGAACTGCGCGACCACCTGAACGCCACAGCCGTGGACATGGGTCACAGCTCGAACGAACAGGGCAACGGCCGCGTGGACGCCGCGAACGCAGTCAACACCGACCCGGCGAACTCCGGTGGCGGTGGCGGCGGCGAAACGGACTCGACGACGGTCAACGACTCGCTCTCGAGTTCCTCTGACTCCGATTGCTGGTCGTACGCGTGGACGTACTCCAATCCAAGTCAGGTCGAGGTGGACCTCGCTGGTCCCACCTCTGCGGACTTCGACCTGTACGTGAACGACGGCACCGGAACGTGCCCGACCACGTACTCCTACGACTACCGCTCCTACAGCGCGAACAGCGAGGAGAACATCACCATCTCCGCGCCGGACGACTCGACGGACCTCCACATCCTCGTCGATTCCTACAGCGGCAGCGGCAGTTACACCCTCACCATCACCGAGACGCAGTAA
- a CDS encoding NADPH-dependent FMN reductase, whose translation MAPPAIVAISGSRRTQSYTKRSLQHALRAAEAAGATTELIDLGAVELPLYHPGHEESAELEALLRTVREADGVMVGSPVYHGSYSSTFKNFHDYCGFDEFSDTAVGLLAVAGGSSYGSTLDHMRITVRGVHGWVMPHQVGIPNVRKQFDEAGYVDPALEARVEKLGTQIVEYAQRLRRPIDEAH comes from the coding sequence ATGGCACCCCCGGCAATCGTTGCAATTTCGGGCAGCAGACGGACGCAGAGCTACACCAAACGCAGTCTCCAGCACGCGCTCCGCGCCGCCGAGGCGGCAGGCGCGACGACGGAGCTCATCGACCTGGGCGCAGTGGAGTTGCCCCTCTATCACCCGGGTCACGAGGAATCCGCCGAACTCGAAGCGCTCCTTCGCACTGTGCGAGAGGCGGACGGCGTCATGGTCGGGTCGCCCGTCTACCATGGATCGTACTCCTCTACGTTCAAGAATTTCCATGACTACTGCGGGTTCGACGAATTTTCCGACACCGCAGTTGGCCTCCTTGCCGTTGCGGGCGGGAGTTCCTACGGAAGCACCTTAGACCACATGCGAATCACCGTTCGAGGCGTCCACGGCTGGGTGATGCCCCACCAGGTCGGTATTCCGAACGTCCGCAAACAGTTCGACGAAGCAGGCTACGTCGACCCGGCGCTCGAAGCGCGCGTGGAGAAACTTGGCACGCAGATCGTCGAGTACGCACAGCGCCTCCGCCGGCCGATAGACGAGGCACACTGA
- the ilvA gene encoding threonine ammonia-lyase, whose translation MVSIELGDIQAARERFDDEAVVRHTPVETSRSLSRMSGADVHLKMEHLQRTGSFKTRGAYNKLKQVAAAGGVTRVVAASAGNHAQGVALAATKVGIDSTIVMPKNAPQAKIDATRDYGGDVELHGSNFPEAMTYARTLTQADDTIFVHAYDDPDIAAGQGTIGLEIYEDLPDVDTVIVPIGGGGLIGGISTALKALDSDIRVVGVQADSASTVPESLDKGGPHSIDHPNTIADGIATGGISQLTYELIEAHVDEVITVSDDEISNGILILLERAKQLVEGAGAVSIAALLSDKLDVEGETVVPLLCGGNIDMSMLQTVLTHALTERCQLLRLRVKIEDQPGKMTEISGIIAEQGANIRDVRHDRAVDDLRVGEAYLVFQVVTSGTEHAESIRGAIEGAGYEVERMN comes from the coding sequence ATGGTCAGTATCGAACTCGGCGACATTCAGGCGGCCCGCGAGCGGTTCGACGACGAGGCCGTCGTGCGCCACACGCCCGTAGAGACGAGTCGCTCGCTCAGTCGGATGTCCGGCGCGGACGTCCACCTCAAGATGGAACACCTCCAACGGACGGGGTCGTTCAAGACCCGCGGGGCGTACAACAAACTCAAGCAAGTTGCAGCAGCCGGTGGCGTGACCCGAGTCGTCGCCGCGAGCGCGGGGAATCACGCCCAGGGGGTCGCCCTCGCCGCGACGAAAGTCGGCATCGACTCGACGATCGTCATGCCGAAGAACGCACCGCAGGCGAAAATCGACGCGACCCGCGACTACGGCGGAGACGTAGAGTTACACGGCAGCAACTTCCCCGAGGCGATGACCTACGCCCGGACGCTCACGCAGGCTGACGACACCATCTTCGTCCACGCATACGACGACCCGGACATCGCGGCCGGGCAGGGAACCATCGGCCTCGAAATCTACGAGGACCTCCCCGACGTGGACACGGTCATCGTTCCCATCGGCGGCGGGGGCCTCATCGGTGGCATCTCGACCGCACTCAAGGCGCTCGATTCGGATATCCGCGTCGTCGGGGTGCAGGCGGATTCGGCGTCTACAGTTCCCGAAAGTCTGGACAAGGGTGGGCCACACTCAATCGACCACCCGAACACCATCGCCGACGGCATCGCCACCGGTGGCATCTCCCAGCTAACGTACGAACTCATCGAGGCGCACGTAGACGAGGTCATCACCGTTTCTGACGACGAGATTTCGAACGGGATTCTCATTCTTCTGGAACGCGCAAAGCAACTGGTCGAGGGTGCGGGTGCGGTTTCCATCGCCGCTCTTCTGAGCGACAAACTCGACGTGGAGGGAGAAACCGTCGTTCCACTGCTCTGTGGCGGGAACATCGACATGTCCATGCTCCAGACCGTGTTGACCCACGCGCTCACCGAACGTTGCCAGCTCCTGCGCCTGCGCGTGAAGATCGAGGACCAGCCGGGCAAGATGACCGAAATTTCCGGCATTATCGCAGAACAGGGGGCGAACATCCGCGACGTGCGCCACGACCGGGCGGTCGACGACCTGCGAGTCGGCGAAGCCTATCTGGTCTTCCAGGTGGTCACGAGCGGGACCGAACACGCAGAGTCGATTCGTGGTGCAATCGAGGGTGCAGGGTACGAAGTCGAACGGATGAACTGA
- a CDS encoding cyclopropane-fatty-acyl-phospholipid synthase family protein, with amino-acid sequence MDAAENAIVKARAKAADRGLTDRAQFEVHDAFALGDLGQQFDTVTDCGLFHVFGPDEVEAYGESLRSALVPGGTYIMLGFSERDGRMGPSTNEDLIGQAFGEGWRIEEIRESTFESTDPSKYNHHALLAIVTRLD; translated from the coding sequence GTGGATGCGGCGGAAAATGCGATTGTAAAGGCACGAGCGAAAGCAGCTGACCGCGGCCTGACAGACCGCGCACAGTTCGAGGTTCACGACGCGTTCGCGCTTGGCGACCTCGGCCAGCAGTTCGACACCGTCACCGACTGTGGGCTGTTTCACGTGTTCGGTCCTGACGAGGTGGAAGCCTACGGCGAGAGCCTCCGGTCGGCGCTCGTCCCCGGTGGCACTTACATCATGCTCGGCTTCAGCGAGCGGGATGGGCGAATGGGTCCGAGCACGAACGAGGACCTCATTGGTCAGGCATTCGGTGAAGGGTGGCGAATCGAGGAGATTCGCGAATCGACGTTCGAGTCCACCGACCCGAGCAAGTACAACCATCATGCACTGCTCGCAATCGTCACCCGTCTCGACTGA
- a CDS encoding GrpB family protein, protein MSQTPITLADYDPDWPAAFDAEASHIESVIGEHIERIEHIGSTAVPGLPAKPIIDIMVGLDALADAARCLGPLEALGYEYVSTFEDVMPERRYLRKSEGDTRTHHLHMVETASDFWERHLAFRDYLRTHPEVAADYADLKRDLAAAHPHDIGAYTDGKDDFIRRVERQALTDQ, encoded by the coding sequence ATGAGTCAAACACCGATTACCCTCGCCGACTACGACCCGGACTGGCCTGCGGCCTTCGACGCGGAGGCGAGTCACATCGAGTCGGTAATCGGCGAGCACATAGAGCGAATCGAACACATCGGTAGTACGGCGGTTCCCGGCCTGCCCGCCAAACCAATCATCGACATCATGGTCGGCCTCGACGCGCTCGCGGACGCGGCCAGGTGCCTCGGACCACTCGAAGCACTCGGGTACGAGTACGTCTCTACGTTCGAGGATGTGATGCCTGAACGCCGATACTTAAGGAAGAGCGAGGGCGACACCCGCACCCATCACCTCCACATGGTCGAGACAGCGAGCGACTTCTGGGAGCGCCACCTCGCCTTCCGCGACTACCTCCGCACCCATCCGGAGGTTGCCGCCGATTACGCCGACCTGAAACGGGACTTGGCCGCAGCACATCCACACGACATCGGCGCGTACACCGACGGTAAAGACGACTTCATCAGACGGGTCGAACGACAAGCGCTCACAGACCAGTAA
- a CDS encoding Lrp/AsnC family transcriptional regulator yields MSTRDELLALLLENARYSTEDLARQMGADEAEVTAAIEELEASGLIRGYQAVVDWDRADRERIRALVELNVTLDRETGYDDIADRLVKFPPVKSLRLVSGDYDFALEVEGDSLREVSKFISEKVAPVPEITQTVTHYIMETYKDRGFEMGDGHDDGRLSFSP; encoded by the coding sequence ATGAGCACGCGAGATGAGCTTTTGGCGCTCCTCCTCGAGAATGCCCGCTACTCGACTGAAGACCTGGCCCGGCAGATGGGCGCAGACGAAGCGGAGGTAACGGCGGCAATCGAGGAACTGGAGGCCTCGGGCCTCATTCGCGGCTATCAGGCGGTCGTCGATTGGGACCGTGCAGACCGCGAACGAATCCGGGCGCTCGTCGAGTTGAACGTCACGCTCGACCGCGAGACCGGCTACGACGACATCGCCGACCGACTGGTGAAATTCCCGCCGGTCAAATCGCTCCGGCTGGTGAGTGGCGATTACGACTTCGCACTCGAAGTCGAGGGAGACTCCCTGCGCGAAGTATCGAAGTTCATCAGCGAAAAAGTGGCTCCCGTCCCCGAAATCACGCAGACGGTGACCCACTACATCATGGAGACGTACAAGGACCGCGGCTTCGAGATGGGCGACGGCCACGACGATGGTCGGCTCTCGTTTTCGCCATGA
- a CDS encoding class I SAM-dependent methyltransferase yields MTDEQNEKSPEKLDFNESYAAGTPPWDIGRPQPTLVELVDAGVIDGSILDVGCGTGENALFYAEH; encoded by the coding sequence ATGACGGACGAACAGAACGAAAAGTCGCCCGAAAAACTCGACTTCAACGAGTCGTACGCCGCCGGAACGCCACCGTGGGACATCGGCCGTCCCCAACCCACACTCGTCGAACTCGTCGATGCAGGCGTTATCGACGGCAGTATCCTCGACGTTGGCTGTGGAACGGGTGAAAACGCGCTGTTCTACGCTGAACATTGA
- a CDS encoding DUF1684 domain-containing protein, whose amino-acid sequence MTDATFDAATWAEELEAHREEKDQFFSDHRQSPVAPENRDEFDGLQYFAPDPDYRVEATATVHEDPETVSLETTAGPEVEYERSLTLTFNLGEGEYTLAAYRQGDGPYFVPFRDKTTGQQTFQYGRYMEFETEDGLEDGDELTLDFNLAFNPFCAYSDAFTCPLPPRENWLDVVITAGEKWI is encoded by the coding sequence ATGACGGACGCCACGTTCGATGCAGCCACGTGGGCCGAGGAACTGGAAGCCCACCGTGAGGAGAAAGACCAATTTTTCAGCGACCACCGCCAGTCACCGGTCGCTCCGGAAAACCGCGACGAGTTCGACGGCCTCCAGTACTTCGCGCCGGACCCTGACTACCGGGTCGAAGCCACGGCCACGGTCCACGAGGATCCGGAAACCGTCTCGCTCGAAACCACGGCCGGCCCGGAAGTCGAGTACGAACGCTCGCTCACGCTTACGTTCAATCTCGGCGAAGGAGAGTACACCCTCGCCGCGTATCGACAGGGAGACGGCCCGTACTTCGTCCCCTTCCGCGACAAAACCACGGGACAGCAGACGTTCCAGTACGGTCGCTACATGGAGTTCGAAACCGAGGATGGCCTCGAAGACGGCGACGAACTGACGCTCGACTTCAACCTCGCGTTCAACCCGTTTTGCGCCTACTCAGACGCCTTCACCTGCCCGCTTCCGCCACGCGAAAACTGGCTCGACGTGGTCATCACGGCGGGCGAGAAGTGGATCTGA
- a CDS encoding pyridoxal phosphate-dependent aminotransferase — protein sequence MKIADRVQQIPPSGIRKFFEIAEEMDDVISLGVGEPDFTAPWAAREAAIESLKDGKTSYTANRGMRELREAIAKRVSVQYDFTYDPDTEVLVTAGASEALDVAFRALVDPGDVVAIAQPSYISYVPGVTFAGGEPLPVPTHEEDDFKLTREVLEANGVADADLLVLCYPNNPTGAIMTESELAEVAAFVREHDLTVLSDEIYADLTYGEEHTSIATFEGLRERTVVFNGFSKAYAMTGLRLGYALAPAKTIGAMNRVHQYSMLSAPTTAQYAALEALESCDGDVIEMRDQYNRRRQFVLSRFEEMGIDCFEAKGAFYVFPECPWEDTDAFAEQLLQEQSVALVPGHVFGESGTGHLRVSYATGLDDLREAMARIEAFLD from the coding sequence ATGAAAATTGCAGACCGCGTCCAGCAGATTCCGCCGTCAGGAATCCGCAAGTTCTTCGAAATCGCAGAGGAGATGGACGACGTCATCTCTCTCGGCGTCGGCGAACCCGACTTCACCGCGCCGTGGGCGGCCCGCGAAGCGGCCATCGAGTCGCTCAAGGACGGCAAAACGTCCTACACGGCCAATCGCGGGATGCGAGAACTCCGCGAGGCGATCGCAAAGCGAGTTTCAGTGCAATACGACTTCACGTACGACCCAGACACGGAGGTTCTCGTCACCGCGGGCGCGAGTGAAGCCCTCGACGTGGCGTTTCGGGCGCTCGTCGACCCCGGCGACGTAGTAGCCATTGCACAACCGTCGTACATCTCGTACGTGCCGGGAGTCACATTCGCCGGTGGGGAGCCGCTTCCCGTTCCAACGCATGAGGAAGACGACTTCAAACTCACGCGCGAGGTGCTCGAGGCAAACGGCGTCGCCGACGCGGACCTGCTGGTGCTTTGTTACCCGAACAACCCGACGGGAGCCATCATGACCGAGTCAGAGCTCGCTGAGGTCGCCGCGTTCGTGCGCGAACACGACCTGACGGTCCTCTCGGACGAAATCTACGCCGACCTCACCTACGGCGAGGAGCATACCTCGATTGCGACGTTCGAGGGGCTTAGAGAGCGAACCGTGGTGTTCAACGGGTTCTCGAAGGCCTACGCCATGACGGGCCTGCGCCTCGGTTACGCGCTCGCACCGGCGAAGACCATCGGGGCGATGAATCGTGTCCACCAGTACTCGATGCTTTCCGCACCGACGACCGCCCAGTACGCTGCACTGGAGGCACTCGAGTCGTGCGACGGCGACGTAATCGAGATGCGAGACCAGTACAATCGTCGCCGGCAGTTCGTCCTTTCGCGGTTCGAAGAGATGGGTATCGACTGCTTCGAGGCCAAGGGGGCGTTCTACGTCTTCCCCGAGTGTCCGTGGGAAGACACGGACGCGTTCGCAGAACAGTTACTTCAAGAACAGAGCGTTGCCCTCGTCCCCGGCCACGTCTTCGGTGAGAGTGGTACGGGTCACCTTCGCGTCTCATACGCGACCGGGCTCGACGACCTGCGCGAAGCGATGGCCAGAATCGAAGCGTTCCTCGACTAG